One genomic region from Zalophus californianus isolate mZalCal1 chromosome 2, mZalCal1.pri.v2, whole genome shotgun sequence encodes:
- the CCDC110 gene encoding coiled-coil domain-containing protein 110 isoform X1: protein MSPEKRQEEEDEVDCVLLSASKILNSSDGVKESGGSETEYGCISESENEIQPQSALKALQHQLESFQALRIQTLQNVSMVQSEISEILNKSIIEVENPQYSSEKNLVFGTRIEKALPIENQKEILSMEKIHHFEESNTIHSTEEKFSSDIVNSLCQGIDIPSQIDFKDLLTQRTSTDNSASNIIMNPSENSDMLKNYNNLYSFLPHAPQNMMPQADRVILDKSKITEPFLKHGFCENLDDICHSIKQMKEELQKSHDRELALTNELQTLKTDTNVPRNGKYDLSPSHKEKINFIKEENIESNLNEDIKSKRISELEALVNKLLPFRETVSKFHVNFCRKCKRLSKSEMHRGKRNEKNSKEIPITGKTTTDLKFHSRVPRHTLSFFDPTKYEMKDKETQPLISKQGPIMFENEKTSKVNSVTEQCVAKIQYLQNYLKESMQIQKKVTELENKNLTLKTKIKPLVFTTQSLIQKIETYEKQLKNLVEEKNAIQSKLIKTEEDGKECLKELKKIISKYNVLVGQNKTLEEKNSQLSLEKQQMIETLDQLKSKEHKTQNDMAIVNNENNRMSIEMESMKTNILLIQDEKEMLEKKTYQLLKERSSLENELKENQLEIMQLKEKERLAKTEQETLLQIIETVKSEKLNLETTLQESIAARQMMEREIENIQTYQSTAEESFLKEIKNAKSEASIYKNSLSEMGSECEMLSKMVMEIKTDNQILKEELKKHSKENIKFENSISRLAEDKILLENYVRSIENERDTLEFEMRNLQRDYLNLSEKICSPQSDLSKKGYISRREKFHFDNCDTYEDTSGPRSRPLAPDLKGIPSQLYQLLPSKICK, encoded by the exons aATATGGCTGCATATcagaatcagaaaatgaaatccaaCCACAATCAGCACTGAAA gCCCTTCAGCATCAACTGGAATCATTTCAGGCTCTCCGAATACAGACTTTGCAGAATGTTAGCATG gtaCAGTCTGAAATCAGTGAAATCTTGAACAAAAGTATTATTGAAGTAGAAAACCCACAATATAGCTCAGAAAAAAATCTAGTATTTGGCACACGCATTGAAAAAGCTCTG CCTAtagagaatcaaaaagaaatcctttctATGGAGAAAATTCATCATTTTGAGGAGTCCAACACTATTCattcaacagaagaaaaattcagCAGTGATATTGTTAACAGTCTCTGTCAAGGTATAGATATTCCATCCCAGATAGATTTCAAGGACCTATTAACTCAGAGAACTTCAACAGATAATTCAGCTTCAAACATAATTATGAACCCTTCAGAAAATTCTGACATGTTGAAGAATTATAATAACCTTTATAGTTTTCTACCTCATGCACCTCAAAATATGATGCCTCAAGCTGATAGAGTAATTCTGGATAAATCCAAAATTACCGAGCCTTTCCTCAAGCATGGATTTTGTGAAAATTTAGACGATATCTGCCATTCTATCAAACAAATGAAGGAAGAACTACAAAAGTCACATGATAGAGAACTGGCACTTACAAATGAACTTCAAACTTTAAAAACTGATACAAATGTTccaagaaatggtaaatatgacCTGTCCCCCAgtcacaaggaaaaaattaactttattaaggaagaaaatatagaaagtaacttaaatgaagatataaaatcaaagagaaTTTCAGAATTAGAAGCATTAGTAAACAAATTACTACCATTCAGGGAAACAGTGTCAAAATTCCACGTGAATTTTTGCAGGAAATGTAAAAGGTTATCCAAGAGTGAAATGCAcaggggaaagagaaatgagaaaaacagtaaGGAAATTCCTATCACTGGCAAGACTACTACAGATTTAAAATTCCATTCCAGAGTTCCAAGACATACATTGTCATTCTTTGACCcaacaaaatatgaaatgaaagacaaagaaacacaaCCACTAATATCAAAACAAGGACCAATAAtgtttgaaaatgagaaaacatccAAAGTCAATTCTGTTACTGAGCAGTGTGTTGCAAAAATTCAGTACTTACAGAATTACCTAAAAGAATCTATGCAGATACAGAAAAAAGTAACAGAACTGGAGAATAAAAATCTAACCCTTAAGACCAAAATAAAACCTCTTGTGTTTACTACACAGTCTCTGATACAGAAAATTGAAACATATGAAAAGCAACTTAAGAATTTGGTTGAAGAAAAGAATGCTATTCAGTCCAAGTTGATTAAAACAGAAGAAGATGGTAAAGAATGTcttaaagaattgaaaaaaataattagtaaatatAATGTTCTTGTAGGACAAAATAAAactctagaggaaaaaaatagtcaaCTTTCTTTGGAGAAGCAacaaatgatagaaacattagatcaACTAAAAAGTAAGGAACACAAAACTCAAAATGATATGGCCATagtcaataatgaaaataatcgAATGAGTATAGAAATGgaatcaatgaaaacaaatattctattgatacaagatgaaaaggaaatgctagagaaaaaaacataccAGCTTCTAAAGGAAAGAAGCTCACTTGAAAATGAACTGAAGGAAAACCAACTAGAGATAATGCagctaaaagagaaagaaaggttgGCAAAAACTGAACAAGAGACACTTCTTCAAATAATAGAAACAGTTAAAAGTGAAAAACTTAACCTTGAAACAACATTACAAGAATCCATTGCTGCTAGACAAATGatggaaagagaaattgagaataTCCAAACATACCAATCCACTGCAGAGGAGAGTttcctgaaagaaattaaaaatgcaaaatcagaAGCAAGTATTTATAAGAATAGTTTGTCAGAAATGGGCAGTGAATGTGAAATGTTATCAAAAATggtaatggaaattaaaacagacAATCAGATTctaaaagaagaactaaaaaaacatagtaaagaaaatataaaatttgaaaacagcaTCAGTAGACTTGCAGAAGATAAAATACTTTTAGAAAACTATGTAAGAAGTATAGAAAATGAAAGGGATACCTTAGAATTTGAGATGCGGAATCTTCAAAGAGATTATTTAAATCTAAGTGAAAAAATCTGTAGTCCACAGAGTGACCTATCAAAAAAGGGTTATAtttcaagaagagagaaattcCATTTTGACAACTGTGATACTTATGAAGACACCTCTGGTCCTAGGAGTAGGCCTTTGGCTCCTGATTTGAAAG gaattCCAAGTCAACTGTATCAATTGCTTCCATCCaagatatgtaaataa
- the CCDC110 gene encoding coiled-coil domain-containing protein 110 isoform X3, which produces MTKNALQHQLESFQALRIQTLQNVSMVQSEISEILNKSIIEVENPQYSSEKNLVFGTRIEKALPIENQKEILSMEKIHHFEESNTIHSTEEKFSSDIVNSLCQGIDIPSQIDFKDLLTQRTSTDNSASNIIMNPSENSDMLKNYNNLYSFLPHAPQNMMPQADRVILDKSKITEPFLKHGFCENLDDICHSIKQMKEELQKSHDRELALTNELQTLKTDTNVPRNGKYDLSPSHKEKINFIKEENIESNLNEDIKSKRISELEALVNKLLPFRETVSKFHVNFCRKCKRLSKSEMHRGKRNEKNSKEIPITGKTTTDLKFHSRVPRHTLSFFDPTKYEMKDKETQPLISKQGPIMFENEKTSKVNSVTEQCVAKIQYLQNYLKESMQIQKKVTELENKNLTLKTKIKPLVFTTQSLIQKIETYEKQLKNLVEEKNAIQSKLIKTEEDGKECLKELKKIISKYNVLVGQNKTLEEKNSQLSLEKQQMIETLDQLKSKEHKTQNDMAIVNNENNRMSIEMESMKTNILLIQDEKEMLEKKTYQLLKERSSLENELKENQLEIMQLKEKERLAKTEQETLLQIIETVKSEKLNLETTLQESIAARQMMEREIENIQTYQSTAEESFLKEIKNAKSEASIYKNSLSEMGSECEMLSKMVMEIKTDNQILKEELKKHSKENIKFENSISRLAEDKILLENYVRSIENERDTLEFEMRNLQRDYLNLSEKICSPQSDLSKKGYISRREKFHFDNCDTYEDTSGPRSRPLAPDLKGIPSQLYQLLPSKICK; this is translated from the exons ATGACTAAGAAT gCCCTTCAGCATCAACTGGAATCATTTCAGGCTCTCCGAATACAGACTTTGCAGAATGTTAGCATG gtaCAGTCTGAAATCAGTGAAATCTTGAACAAAAGTATTATTGAAGTAGAAAACCCACAATATAGCTCAGAAAAAAATCTAGTATTTGGCACACGCATTGAAAAAGCTCTG CCTAtagagaatcaaaaagaaatcctttctATGGAGAAAATTCATCATTTTGAGGAGTCCAACACTATTCattcaacagaagaaaaattcagCAGTGATATTGTTAACAGTCTCTGTCAAGGTATAGATATTCCATCCCAGATAGATTTCAAGGACCTATTAACTCAGAGAACTTCAACAGATAATTCAGCTTCAAACATAATTATGAACCCTTCAGAAAATTCTGACATGTTGAAGAATTATAATAACCTTTATAGTTTTCTACCTCATGCACCTCAAAATATGATGCCTCAAGCTGATAGAGTAATTCTGGATAAATCCAAAATTACCGAGCCTTTCCTCAAGCATGGATTTTGTGAAAATTTAGACGATATCTGCCATTCTATCAAACAAATGAAGGAAGAACTACAAAAGTCACATGATAGAGAACTGGCACTTACAAATGAACTTCAAACTTTAAAAACTGATACAAATGTTccaagaaatggtaaatatgacCTGTCCCCCAgtcacaaggaaaaaattaactttattaaggaagaaaatatagaaagtaacttaaatgaagatataaaatcaaagagaaTTTCAGAATTAGAAGCATTAGTAAACAAATTACTACCATTCAGGGAAACAGTGTCAAAATTCCACGTGAATTTTTGCAGGAAATGTAAAAGGTTATCCAAGAGTGAAATGCAcaggggaaagagaaatgagaaaaacagtaaGGAAATTCCTATCACTGGCAAGACTACTACAGATTTAAAATTCCATTCCAGAGTTCCAAGACATACATTGTCATTCTTTGACCcaacaaaatatgaaatgaaagacaaagaaacacaaCCACTAATATCAAAACAAGGACCAATAAtgtttgaaaatgagaaaacatccAAAGTCAATTCTGTTACTGAGCAGTGTGTTGCAAAAATTCAGTACTTACAGAATTACCTAAAAGAATCTATGCAGATACAGAAAAAAGTAACAGAACTGGAGAATAAAAATCTAACCCTTAAGACCAAAATAAAACCTCTTGTGTTTACTACACAGTCTCTGATACAGAAAATTGAAACATATGAAAAGCAACTTAAGAATTTGGTTGAAGAAAAGAATGCTATTCAGTCCAAGTTGATTAAAACAGAAGAAGATGGTAAAGAATGTcttaaagaattgaaaaaaataattagtaaatatAATGTTCTTGTAGGACAAAATAAAactctagaggaaaaaaatagtcaaCTTTCTTTGGAGAAGCAacaaatgatagaaacattagatcaACTAAAAAGTAAGGAACACAAAACTCAAAATGATATGGCCATagtcaataatgaaaataatcgAATGAGTATAGAAATGgaatcaatgaaaacaaatattctattgatacaagatgaaaaggaaatgctagagaaaaaaacataccAGCTTCTAAAGGAAAGAAGCTCACTTGAAAATGAACTGAAGGAAAACCAACTAGAGATAATGCagctaaaagagaaagaaaggttgGCAAAAACTGAACAAGAGACACTTCTTCAAATAATAGAAACAGTTAAAAGTGAAAAACTTAACCTTGAAACAACATTACAAGAATCCATTGCTGCTAGACAAATGatggaaagagaaattgagaataTCCAAACATACCAATCCACTGCAGAGGAGAGTttcctgaaagaaattaaaaatgcaaaatcagaAGCAAGTATTTATAAGAATAGTTTGTCAGAAATGGGCAGTGAATGTGAAATGTTATCAAAAATggtaatggaaattaaaacagacAATCAGATTctaaaagaagaactaaaaaaacatagtaaagaaaatataaaatttgaaaacagcaTCAGTAGACTTGCAGAAGATAAAATACTTTTAGAAAACTATGTAAGAAGTATAGAAAATGAAAGGGATACCTTAGAATTTGAGATGCGGAATCTTCAAAGAGATTATTTAAATCTAAGTGAAAAAATCTGTAGTCCACAGAGTGACCTATCAAAAAAGGGTTATAtttcaagaagagagaaattcCATTTTGACAACTGTGATACTTATGAAGACACCTCTGGTCCTAGGAGTAGGCCTTTGGCTCCTGATTTGAAAG gaattCCAAGTCAACTGTATCAATTGCTTCCATCCaagatatgtaaataa
- the CCDC110 gene encoding coiled-coil domain-containing protein 110 isoform X2 — protein MSPEKRQEEEDEVDCVLLSASKILNSSDGVKESGGSETEYGCISESENEIQPQSALKALQHQLESFQALRIQTLQNVSMPIENQKEILSMEKIHHFEESNTIHSTEEKFSSDIVNSLCQGIDIPSQIDFKDLLTQRTSTDNSASNIIMNPSENSDMLKNYNNLYSFLPHAPQNMMPQADRVILDKSKITEPFLKHGFCENLDDICHSIKQMKEELQKSHDRELALTNELQTLKTDTNVPRNGKYDLSPSHKEKINFIKEENIESNLNEDIKSKRISELEALVNKLLPFRETVSKFHVNFCRKCKRLSKSEMHRGKRNEKNSKEIPITGKTTTDLKFHSRVPRHTLSFFDPTKYEMKDKETQPLISKQGPIMFENEKTSKVNSVTEQCVAKIQYLQNYLKESMQIQKKVTELENKNLTLKTKIKPLVFTTQSLIQKIETYEKQLKNLVEEKNAIQSKLIKTEEDGKECLKELKKIISKYNVLVGQNKTLEEKNSQLSLEKQQMIETLDQLKSKEHKTQNDMAIVNNENNRMSIEMESMKTNILLIQDEKEMLEKKTYQLLKERSSLENELKENQLEIMQLKEKERLAKTEQETLLQIIETVKSEKLNLETTLQESIAARQMMEREIENIQTYQSTAEESFLKEIKNAKSEASIYKNSLSEMGSECEMLSKMVMEIKTDNQILKEELKKHSKENIKFENSISRLAEDKILLENYVRSIENERDTLEFEMRNLQRDYLNLSEKICSPQSDLSKKGYISRREKFHFDNCDTYEDTSGPRSRPLAPDLKGIPSQLYQLLPSKICK, from the exons aATATGGCTGCATATcagaatcagaaaatgaaatccaaCCACAATCAGCACTGAAA gCCCTTCAGCATCAACTGGAATCATTTCAGGCTCTCCGAATACAGACTTTGCAGAATGTTAGCATG CCTAtagagaatcaaaaagaaatcctttctATGGAGAAAATTCATCATTTTGAGGAGTCCAACACTATTCattcaacagaagaaaaattcagCAGTGATATTGTTAACAGTCTCTGTCAAGGTATAGATATTCCATCCCAGATAGATTTCAAGGACCTATTAACTCAGAGAACTTCAACAGATAATTCAGCTTCAAACATAATTATGAACCCTTCAGAAAATTCTGACATGTTGAAGAATTATAATAACCTTTATAGTTTTCTACCTCATGCACCTCAAAATATGATGCCTCAAGCTGATAGAGTAATTCTGGATAAATCCAAAATTACCGAGCCTTTCCTCAAGCATGGATTTTGTGAAAATTTAGACGATATCTGCCATTCTATCAAACAAATGAAGGAAGAACTACAAAAGTCACATGATAGAGAACTGGCACTTACAAATGAACTTCAAACTTTAAAAACTGATACAAATGTTccaagaaatggtaaatatgacCTGTCCCCCAgtcacaaggaaaaaattaactttattaaggaagaaaatatagaaagtaacttaaatgaagatataaaatcaaagagaaTTTCAGAATTAGAAGCATTAGTAAACAAATTACTACCATTCAGGGAAACAGTGTCAAAATTCCACGTGAATTTTTGCAGGAAATGTAAAAGGTTATCCAAGAGTGAAATGCAcaggggaaagagaaatgagaaaaacagtaaGGAAATTCCTATCACTGGCAAGACTACTACAGATTTAAAATTCCATTCCAGAGTTCCAAGACATACATTGTCATTCTTTGACCcaacaaaatatgaaatgaaagacaaagaaacacaaCCACTAATATCAAAACAAGGACCAATAAtgtttgaaaatgagaaaacatccAAAGTCAATTCTGTTACTGAGCAGTGTGTTGCAAAAATTCAGTACTTACAGAATTACCTAAAAGAATCTATGCAGATACAGAAAAAAGTAACAGAACTGGAGAATAAAAATCTAACCCTTAAGACCAAAATAAAACCTCTTGTGTTTACTACACAGTCTCTGATACAGAAAATTGAAACATATGAAAAGCAACTTAAGAATTTGGTTGAAGAAAAGAATGCTATTCAGTCCAAGTTGATTAAAACAGAAGAAGATGGTAAAGAATGTcttaaagaattgaaaaaaataattagtaaatatAATGTTCTTGTAGGACAAAATAAAactctagaggaaaaaaatagtcaaCTTTCTTTGGAGAAGCAacaaatgatagaaacattagatcaACTAAAAAGTAAGGAACACAAAACTCAAAATGATATGGCCATagtcaataatgaaaataatcgAATGAGTATAGAAATGgaatcaatgaaaacaaatattctattgatacaagatgaaaaggaaatgctagagaaaaaaacataccAGCTTCTAAAGGAAAGAAGCTCACTTGAAAATGAACTGAAGGAAAACCAACTAGAGATAATGCagctaaaagagaaagaaaggttgGCAAAAACTGAACAAGAGACACTTCTTCAAATAATAGAAACAGTTAAAAGTGAAAAACTTAACCTTGAAACAACATTACAAGAATCCATTGCTGCTAGACAAATGatggaaagagaaattgagaataTCCAAACATACCAATCCACTGCAGAGGAGAGTttcctgaaagaaattaaaaatgcaaaatcagaAGCAAGTATTTATAAGAATAGTTTGTCAGAAATGGGCAGTGAATGTGAAATGTTATCAAAAATggtaatggaaattaaaacagacAATCAGATTctaaaagaagaactaaaaaaacatagtaaagaaaatataaaatttgaaaacagcaTCAGTAGACTTGCAGAAGATAAAATACTTTTAGAAAACTATGTAAGAAGTATAGAAAATGAAAGGGATACCTTAGAATTTGAGATGCGGAATCTTCAAAGAGATTATTTAAATCTAAGTGAAAAAATCTGTAGTCCACAGAGTGACCTATCAAAAAAGGGTTATAtttcaagaagagagaaattcCATTTTGACAACTGTGATACTTATGAAGACACCTCTGGTCCTAGGAGTAGGCCTTTGGCTCCTGATTTGAAAG gaattCCAAGTCAACTGTATCAATTGCTTCCATCCaagatatgtaaataa
- the CCDC110 gene encoding coiled-coil domain-containing protein 110 isoform X4, giving the protein MVQSEISEILNKSIIEVENPQYSSEKNLVFGTRIEKALPIENQKEILSMEKIHHFEESNTIHSTEEKFSSDIVNSLCQGIDIPSQIDFKDLLTQRTSTDNSASNIIMNPSENSDMLKNYNNLYSFLPHAPQNMMPQADRVILDKSKITEPFLKHGFCENLDDICHSIKQMKEELQKSHDRELALTNELQTLKTDTNVPRNGKYDLSPSHKEKINFIKEENIESNLNEDIKSKRISELEALVNKLLPFRETVSKFHVNFCRKCKRLSKSEMHRGKRNEKNSKEIPITGKTTTDLKFHSRVPRHTLSFFDPTKYEMKDKETQPLISKQGPIMFENEKTSKVNSVTEQCVAKIQYLQNYLKESMQIQKKVTELENKNLTLKTKIKPLVFTTQSLIQKIETYEKQLKNLVEEKNAIQSKLIKTEEDGKECLKELKKIISKYNVLVGQNKTLEEKNSQLSLEKQQMIETLDQLKSKEHKTQNDMAIVNNENNRMSIEMESMKTNILLIQDEKEMLEKKTYQLLKERSSLENELKENQLEIMQLKEKERLAKTEQETLLQIIETVKSEKLNLETTLQESIAARQMMEREIENIQTYQSTAEESFLKEIKNAKSEASIYKNSLSEMGSECEMLSKMVMEIKTDNQILKEELKKHSKENIKFENSISRLAEDKILLENYVRSIENERDTLEFEMRNLQRDYLNLSEKICSPQSDLSKKGYISRREKFHFDNCDTYEDTSGPRSRPLAPDLKGIPSQLYQLLPSKICK; this is encoded by the exons ATG gtaCAGTCTGAAATCAGTGAAATCTTGAACAAAAGTATTATTGAAGTAGAAAACCCACAATATAGCTCAGAAAAAAATCTAGTATTTGGCACACGCATTGAAAAAGCTCTG CCTAtagagaatcaaaaagaaatcctttctATGGAGAAAATTCATCATTTTGAGGAGTCCAACACTATTCattcaacagaagaaaaattcagCAGTGATATTGTTAACAGTCTCTGTCAAGGTATAGATATTCCATCCCAGATAGATTTCAAGGACCTATTAACTCAGAGAACTTCAACAGATAATTCAGCTTCAAACATAATTATGAACCCTTCAGAAAATTCTGACATGTTGAAGAATTATAATAACCTTTATAGTTTTCTACCTCATGCACCTCAAAATATGATGCCTCAAGCTGATAGAGTAATTCTGGATAAATCCAAAATTACCGAGCCTTTCCTCAAGCATGGATTTTGTGAAAATTTAGACGATATCTGCCATTCTATCAAACAAATGAAGGAAGAACTACAAAAGTCACATGATAGAGAACTGGCACTTACAAATGAACTTCAAACTTTAAAAACTGATACAAATGTTccaagaaatggtaaatatgacCTGTCCCCCAgtcacaaggaaaaaattaactttattaaggaagaaaatatagaaagtaacttaaatgaagatataaaatcaaagagaaTTTCAGAATTAGAAGCATTAGTAAACAAATTACTACCATTCAGGGAAACAGTGTCAAAATTCCACGTGAATTTTTGCAGGAAATGTAAAAGGTTATCCAAGAGTGAAATGCAcaggggaaagagaaatgagaaaaacagtaaGGAAATTCCTATCACTGGCAAGACTACTACAGATTTAAAATTCCATTCCAGAGTTCCAAGACATACATTGTCATTCTTTGACCcaacaaaatatgaaatgaaagacaaagaaacacaaCCACTAATATCAAAACAAGGACCAATAAtgtttgaaaatgagaaaacatccAAAGTCAATTCTGTTACTGAGCAGTGTGTTGCAAAAATTCAGTACTTACAGAATTACCTAAAAGAATCTATGCAGATACAGAAAAAAGTAACAGAACTGGAGAATAAAAATCTAACCCTTAAGACCAAAATAAAACCTCTTGTGTTTACTACACAGTCTCTGATACAGAAAATTGAAACATATGAAAAGCAACTTAAGAATTTGGTTGAAGAAAAGAATGCTATTCAGTCCAAGTTGATTAAAACAGAAGAAGATGGTAAAGAATGTcttaaagaattgaaaaaaataattagtaaatatAATGTTCTTGTAGGACAAAATAAAactctagaggaaaaaaatagtcaaCTTTCTTTGGAGAAGCAacaaatgatagaaacattagatcaACTAAAAAGTAAGGAACACAAAACTCAAAATGATATGGCCATagtcaataatgaaaataatcgAATGAGTATAGAAATGgaatcaatgaaaacaaatattctattgatacaagatgaaaaggaaatgctagagaaaaaaacataccAGCTTCTAAAGGAAAGAAGCTCACTTGAAAATGAACTGAAGGAAAACCAACTAGAGATAATGCagctaaaagagaaagaaaggttgGCAAAAACTGAACAAGAGACACTTCTTCAAATAATAGAAACAGTTAAAAGTGAAAAACTTAACCTTGAAACAACATTACAAGAATCCATTGCTGCTAGACAAATGatggaaagagaaattgagaataTCCAAACATACCAATCCACTGCAGAGGAGAGTttcctgaaagaaattaaaaatgcaaaatcagaAGCAAGTATTTATAAGAATAGTTTGTCAGAAATGGGCAGTGAATGTGAAATGTTATCAAAAATggtaatggaaattaaaacagacAATCAGATTctaaaagaagaactaaaaaaacatagtaaagaaaatataaaatttgaaaacagcaTCAGTAGACTTGCAGAAGATAAAATACTTTTAGAAAACTATGTAAGAAGTATAGAAAATGAAAGGGATACCTTAGAATTTGAGATGCGGAATCTTCAAAGAGATTATTTAAATCTAAGTGAAAAAATCTGTAGTCCACAGAGTGACCTATCAAAAAAGGGTTATAtttcaagaagagagaaattcCATTTTGACAACTGTGATACTTATGAAGACACCTCTGGTCCTAGGAGTAGGCCTTTGGCTCCTGATTTGAAAG gaattCCAAGTCAACTGTATCAATTGCTTCCATCCaagatatgtaaataa